The following coding sequences lie in one Pseudomonas syringae CC1557 genomic window:
- a CDS encoding type VI secretion system amidase immunity protein Tai4: protein MSFISSVGILLLFLAPMSFASSSTSSPKGMKRTYEQNYRDMVLATCIANAYKGEKNTAMDAGSSVSALRDWAFYVFEKSPDAVKALVEKYLAKDYTNPLVESETKGVKFDLLKCVDLYHSKELDALTTEVVIKPNHTYIQDNK from the coding sequence ATGAGTTTTATTTCTAGTGTCGGAATACTGCTTCTTTTTCTAGCGCCCATGAGCTTCGCATCTTCCTCGACTTCTTCCCCTAAGGGAATGAAGAGAACCTATGAACAAAACTACAGGGACATGGTTCTCGCCACCTGCATAGCGAATGCTTACAAGGGCGAAAAAAACACTGCAATGGATGCGGGCAGCAGTGTGAGTGCTTTACGCGACTGGGCCTTCTATGTTTTTGAGAAAAGTCCCGATGCGGTAAAAGCGCTCGTTGAAAAGTATTTAGCCAAAGATTACACAAACCCTTTGGTTGAATCCGAGACAAAGGGAGTAAAATTTGACTTATTGAAGTGCGTCGACCTTTACCATAGTAAAGAGCTCGATGCGCTTACAACGGAGGTTGTGATAAAACCTAATCATACCTATATTCAAGATAATAAATGA
- a CDS encoding Hcp family type VI secretion system effector, with the protein MAFDAFIQIADSPGEALDEKYSKWIEITGYNFGVSQSTSATASSSGGASSGRTTMTNFTFTKYLDSASCKLMEASCAGQHLKEVKLVLCRAGTDKLKYYEVVLEEVIIADYTQSASSGVPTEIVQLNYGRIKTTYTLQKRVDGTAGGNVAGGWDRINNKKYS; encoded by the coding sequence ATGGCTTTCGACGCTTTCATTCAGATCGCTGACAGCCCTGGCGAGGCGCTGGACGAGAAGTACAGCAAATGGATTGAAATCACCGGCTATAACTTCGGCGTCAGCCAAAGCACCTCAGCCACCGCCAGTTCCTCGGGCGGCGCTTCATCCGGTCGCACCACCATGACTAATTTCACCTTCACCAAATACCTCGACAGCGCCAGCTGCAAGCTGATGGAAGCCAGCTGCGCAGGCCAGCATCTCAAGGAAGTGAAACTAGTGCTGTGCCGCGCAGGCACCGACAAACTCAAGTACTACGAAGTGGTACTTGAAGAAGTCATCATCGCCGACTACACACAGAGCGCAAGTTCCGGCGTCCCCACCGAAATCGTTCAGCTCAACTACGGCCGGATAAAAACCACCTACACCCTGCAAAAACGTGTCGATGGTACCGCGGGCGGTAACGTGGCTGGCGGATGGGACCGGATTAATAACAAAAAGTACTCGTGA
- a CDS encoding GNAT family N-acetyltransferase: MSANDIQVRRFIPSDESGVSALILPIQREEFDIAITAEDQPDLKAIPEFYQTGTGDFWVAVQGDQVVGSIALKDIGSGQAALRKMFVAAPFRGREFSVAARLLNRLVEESTAKGVTEVFLGTTDKFLAAHRFYEKHGFREITKEELPASFPLIAVDSKFYVLGLNPD, translated from the coding sequence GTGAGTGCCAACGATATTCAGGTACGACGTTTTATACCGAGTGATGAATCAGGTGTGTCGGCGTTGATCCTGCCGATCCAGCGTGAAGAGTTCGACATCGCCATTACCGCCGAAGATCAGCCTGATCTGAAAGCGATCCCGGAGTTTTACCAGACCGGCACGGGCGATTTCTGGGTCGCTGTGCAGGGTGATCAAGTGGTCGGAAGCATTGCGCTCAAGGACATTGGTTCAGGGCAGGCCGCGTTGCGCAAAATGTTTGTTGCCGCGCCGTTTCGGGGGCGCGAGTTCTCGGTTGCGGCAAGGTTGTTGAATCGTCTGGTCGAAGAGTCCACAGCAAAGGGCGTAACCGAAGTATTTCTGGGTACGACTGACAAGTTTCTCGCCGCGCACCGGTTCTATGAAAAGCACGGTTTCAGAGAGATCACGAAGGAGGAGCTGCCTGCGAGCTTTCCGTTGATCGCAGTGGATAGCAAGTTCTACGTGCTGGGTCTGAACCCTGATTGA
- a CDS encoding cupin domain-containing protein, producing MPQPTALLLARADLSPVDTTFTSGPLDAHDPFDEGRSTAFIDEQGVAAGVVHLGTSLSVEAYPYTEMLVMHRGAVTLTSGADSITISTGESAVIGRGTQLRIDAQPDSLWAFCVSTQASGPDKPGIVPLDRLAVLTPSSPPDPSIMISALPQCRSNNLFEDTASTLRIGVWDSTPYERISRPHKIHELMNLIEGSVELTLENGPSLTVNTGDTVFVAQGAPCKWTSTRYVRKFYAVT from the coding sequence ATGCCCCAACCCACAGCCCTGCTATTGGCCCGCGCTGACCTCAGCCCGGTAGACACCACATTCACCAGCGGCCCACTCGATGCCCACGACCCATTCGACGAAGGCCGCAGCACGGCGTTCATTGATGAACAGGGCGTCGCTGCCGGAGTGGTTCATTTAGGCACGTCGCTGTCAGTGGAAGCCTATCCTTATACCGAAATGCTGGTGATGCATCGCGGTGCAGTCACCCTGACCTCCGGCGCCGACAGCATCACCATAAGCACCGGCGAAAGCGCAGTGATCGGTCGCGGCACTCAACTGCGCATCGACGCACAACCGGACAGCCTCTGGGCGTTCTGCGTATCCACTCAAGCCAGCGGGCCCGATAAGCCCGGCATCGTCCCGCTCGACCGCCTCGCCGTGCTCACACCGTCCTCACCGCCCGACCCGAGCATCATGATCAGCGCGCTGCCGCAGTGCCGCAGCAATAACCTGTTCGAAGACACGGCCAGCACTCTGCGCATCGGCGTCTGGGATTCCACCCCCTACGAGCGCATCTCACGCCCGCACAAAATCCACGAACTGATGAACCTGATCGAAGGCAGCGTCGAATTGACCCTGGAAAACGGCCCGAGCCTGACCGTGAACACCGGCGACACCGTATTTGTTGCGCAGGGCGCTCCCTGTAAATGGACGAGCACGAGGTATGTGCGCAAGTTTTATGCAGTGACGTGA
- a CDS encoding GNAT family N-acetyltransferase: MLAQQRLDFEYRPMTAADVGNAHELSIALKWPHRLEDWAMLQRVAQGFVALHNGRLIGSAFACHQGEFSTIGLVIVSDDYQGKGIGRKLMELAIGSVAPRTAVLNATLAGAPLYEKMGFVSFGEIQQRQGQAQQPTPTELKADESCRVLIEADHPRVLELANAGSGMDRLVTLGDVLNNIEYAVGIEHDGQLQAFALLRPFGRGLCIGPVVAQSVEQARHMIEHLLAKVPYAFVRIDIPTDCGLADWLEEAGLKRVDSVTCMSMGAVPQPSQGVRQFALISQAIG; encoded by the coding sequence ATGCTCGCTCAGCAACGCCTCGACTTTGAATACCGCCCCATGACCGCAGCCGATGTCGGCAACGCCCATGAACTGTCCATCGCCCTGAAGTGGCCGCACCGGCTTGAAGACTGGGCCATGCTGCAACGTGTCGCTCAGGGTTTCGTCGCGCTACACAATGGTCGCTTGATCGGCAGCGCGTTCGCCTGCCATCAGGGCGAGTTCTCCACCATCGGCCTGGTAATAGTCAGCGACGATTATCAAGGCAAGGGCATTGGCCGCAAGTTGATGGAGCTGGCCATCGGCAGCGTTGCGCCGCGTACTGCGGTGCTCAACGCGACGCTGGCCGGCGCGCCGCTGTACGAAAAAATGGGTTTTGTAAGCTTTGGCGAGATACAGCAACGTCAGGGCCAGGCGCAACAACCGACACCAACCGAACTGAAGGCCGATGAAAGCTGCCGCGTCCTCATCGAAGCCGACCATCCTCGTGTGCTGGAACTGGCCAACGCCGGTTCGGGCATGGATCGCTTGGTCACGCTGGGCGATGTGTTGAACAATATCGAATACGCGGTGGGCATTGAGCACGACGGTCAGTTGCAGGCATTTGCGCTGCTGCGCCCATTCGGACGAGGCCTGTGCATCGGTCCGGTGGTTGCGCAGTCGGTCGAGCAAGCGCGACACATGATCGAACATCTGCTGGCCAAGGTGCCTTACGCCTTTGTACGCATCGACATCCCCACCGATTGCGGCCTTGCGGACTGGCTGGAGGAAGCAGGCCTCAAGCGCGTGGACAGCGTGACCTGCATGAGCATGGGCGCAGTCCCGCAACCTAGCCAGGGCGTGCGTCAGTTTGCGCTGATTAGCCAGGCGATTGGTTGA
- a CDS encoding haloacid dehalogenase type II: MSFLRPKFITFDCYGTLTNFHMGTMTRELFADRVPAEQMDQFVKDFSAYRLDQVMGDWMPYDEILKEALARTCKRWNVEYREEGQLYYDAVPTWGPHADVPAGLSKIADKIPLVIFSNASDSQIMSNVEKLGAPFHKVFTAEQAKAYKPRLAAFEFMLDNLGCGPEDILHVSSSFRYDLFSAHDMKIRNKAFVARGHEQPANSSFEYHQIPDIGGLAGLVGL, from the coding sequence ATGAGCTTTCTTCGACCAAAATTCATTACGTTCGACTGCTACGGCACGTTGACCAATTTCCACATGGGCACCATGACGCGCGAGCTGTTCGCCGACCGCGTTCCGGCTGAACAGATGGACCAGTTCGTCAAAGACTTCTCGGCGTATCGCCTGGATCAGGTCATGGGTGACTGGATGCCTTACGACGAAATTCTGAAAGAGGCTCTGGCGCGCACCTGCAAGCGTTGGAACGTTGAGTACCGTGAAGAGGGCCAGTTGTACTACGACGCAGTGCCAACCTGGGGGCCGCATGCCGATGTCCCGGCCGGCCTGTCGAAAATCGCCGACAAGATCCCTCTGGTGATTTTCTCCAACGCCAGCGACAGCCAGATCATGTCCAACGTCGAAAAGCTCGGCGCGCCGTTCCACAAGGTGTTTACCGCTGAACAGGCCAAGGCCTACAAGCCGCGTCTGGCGGCTTTCGAGTTCATGCTCGACAACCTGGGTTGCGGCCCGGAAGACATCTTGCATGTCTCTTCCAGCTTCCGTTACGACCTGTTCTCGGCACATGACATGAAAATCAGGAACAAGGCGTTTGTGGCACGCGGTCACGAACAACCTGCCAACAGCTCCTTTGAGTACCACCAGATCCCGGACATCGGCGGTCTGGCCGGTCTGGTCGGCCTCTGA
- a CDS encoding NAD(P)/FAD-dependent oxidoreductase: MRSESYWLDTAPDFTGAQDGAVEGQADVVVVGGGFTGLAAARALALKGASVVVLESGRVIGEASGRNGGQCNTGVAQDYASLSASLGAEQARDYYKAYESAVQSVVNVIEQESIACDIKRNGKLKLAAKPGHYEGLARTCELIRREVDADVELLSAQDVRSEIGSNEFHGGLLQRNGVQIHVGRFGLGLADAAVRHGARVYQDATVKDWKANRGGFVVNTSKGSIQAGQVLLATGACQHGGLGWYRRRIVPVGSFVIVTEVLPQALINQLFPNQRAYVTSRLIGNYFRLTPDNRLLFGGRARFAMSNSSSDAKSGKVLQAAMVQMFPQLAHVKVDYCWGGLVDMTSDRLPRAGEHGGVFYSMGYSGHGVQMSVHMGQVMAEVMEGKAQANPWKDLSWPAIPGHFGKPWFLPLVGAYYRYQDSRH; encoded by the coding sequence ATGCGCAGTGAGTCCTACTGGCTCGATACAGCTCCAGATTTTACCGGCGCGCAGGATGGCGCGGTGGAGGGGCAGGCTGACGTGGTGGTGGTCGGTGGCGGTTTTACCGGTCTTGCGGCAGCGCGTGCATTGGCCTTGAAAGGTGCCAGCGTGGTGGTTCTGGAATCAGGTCGAGTGATCGGCGAAGCCTCTGGCCGCAATGGCGGGCAGTGCAACACCGGTGTGGCTCAGGACTATGCTTCGCTGAGCGCCAGCCTGGGTGCCGAGCAGGCGCGCGATTATTACAAGGCTTACGAAAGTGCAGTGCAGAGCGTCGTTAATGTGATCGAGCAGGAAAGTATCGCCTGCGACATCAAGCGCAACGGCAAGCTCAAGTTGGCGGCCAAGCCAGGACATTACGAAGGACTGGCCCGTACTTGCGAGTTGATTCGTCGTGAGGTCGATGCCGACGTCGAACTGCTGTCGGCTCAGGACGTACGCAGCGAAATTGGTTCAAATGAGTTTCACGGTGGCCTGTTGCAACGCAACGGCGTGCAGATCCACGTCGGACGTTTTGGCCTGGGGCTGGCGGATGCTGCGGTGCGGCATGGCGCTCGGGTGTATCAGGACGCGACGGTCAAGGACTGGAAAGCCAACCGCGGTGGTTTCGTGGTCAACACATCGAAGGGCTCTATTCAGGCCGGCCAAGTGCTGCTCGCCACGGGTGCCTGCCAGCATGGCGGCCTGGGCTGGTATCGCCGCCGTATCGTACCGGTGGGCAGTTTCGTGATTGTCACCGAAGTATTGCCGCAGGCGCTGATCAACCAATTGTTCCCCAACCAGCGCGCTTACGTGACCAGCCGTCTGATCGGCAACTACTTTCGGCTCACCCCGGATAACCGGTTGCTGTTCGGCGGGCGGGCACGCTTTGCGATGTCCAACAGCAGCTCCGACGCCAAGAGTGGCAAGGTGCTGCAAGCGGCGATGGTGCAGATGTTTCCGCAACTGGCCCACGTCAAGGTCGACTACTGCTGGGGTGGTCTGGTGGACATGACGTCCGACCGTTTGCCGCGTGCAGGCGAGCACGGCGGAGTCTTCTACTCGATGGGTTACAGCGGTCATGGCGTGCAGATGTCAGTACACATGGGCCAGGTGATGGCCGAGGTCATGGAAGGCAAGGCCCAGGCTAACCCCTGGAAGGACCTGAGCTGGCCAGCGATCCCCGGCCACTTCGGCAAGCCCTGGTTTCTTCCTCTGGTCGGCGCCTACTATCGCTATCAGGACAGTCGCCACTGA
- a CDS encoding ABC transporter substrate-binding protein produces MADKKNDSPLISGEDSLRVFEGLNRGLSRRDALRMLGVAGVVAAGSSSLFGAAGKVFAEDADAPVKGKPGGRIRVAGMSSSTADTLDPAKGALSTDYVRHFMFYNGLTRFDSHLVPHMELAEKIESDNATVWTVTLRQGVTFHNGKALTAGDVVFSLSRHKDPATGSKVLPLMAQFSEIKATGPMEVQITLSSPNAELPSILAVSHLLIVPEGTTDFSKGIGTGPFTVKEFNPGVRSVSARNPNYWKPGLPYLDEIEFIAIADEPSRVNALLSGDVHMINEVNPRSTTRIAASTTHRVVDAPSGNYTDLIIRQDQMPGKSPEFTEAMKYLLDREQVKSAVFRGYARVGNDHPISPGSRYFNADLPQRAYDPEKAKFLLKKAGMEKITMAVAASPAATGSVDIAVLLQQSAKQAGLTLNVNRLPSDGYWSNHWMKHPLSFGNINPRPNADVIFSQFFQSTAPWNESGWKNDQFDQLLMLARGETDDAKRAKMYGDMQTLVSQNCGIGIPVFISNIDGVDKRIQGYSSNPLGGFMGYMFSEQVWLDA; encoded by the coding sequence ATGGCTGACAAAAAAAACGACTCCCCGTTGATCTCAGGTGAAGACAGCCTGCGTGTTTTCGAGGGGCTCAATCGTGGTCTGTCGCGTCGTGACGCACTGCGTATGCTGGGTGTTGCCGGTGTGGTCGCGGCTGGCTCCAGCAGCCTGTTCGGCGCGGCGGGCAAGGTTTTTGCCGAAGACGCGGATGCGCCGGTCAAAGGCAAGCCAGGCGGCCGCATTCGTGTGGCGGGCATGTCCAGCTCCACGGCCGATACGCTTGACCCGGCCAAAGGTGCGCTGTCCACCGACTACGTTCGCCATTTCATGTTCTACAACGGCCTGACCCGCTTCGACAGCCATCTGGTTCCGCACATGGAACTGGCCGAGAAGATCGAAAGCGACAACGCCACCGTCTGGACGGTGACCCTGCGTCAAGGCGTGACCTTTCATAACGGCAAGGCCCTGACCGCTGGCGACGTGGTGTTCTCGTTGTCGCGTCACAAGGACCCGGCCACCGGCTCGAAAGTGTTGCCGCTGATGGCGCAGTTCTCCGAGATCAAGGCCACCGGCCCGATGGAAGTGCAGATCACCCTCAGCTCGCCAAACGCCGAGCTGCCCTCGATCCTCGCGGTCTCGCACCTGCTGATCGTGCCCGAAGGCACCACCGACTTCAGCAAGGGCATAGGCACCGGTCCGTTTACCGTCAAGGAGTTCAACCCAGGCGTGCGTTCGGTCAGCGCGCGCAACCCCAACTACTGGAAGCCGGGCCTGCCGTACCTGGACGAGATCGAATTCATCGCCATTGCCGACGAGCCATCGCGTGTCAACGCGCTGTTGTCCGGCGATGTGCACATGATCAACGAGGTCAACCCGCGTTCCACCACGCGCATTGCCGCCAGCACTACGCACCGCGTAGTGGATGCGCCGTCCGGCAACTACACCGATCTGATCATTCGTCAGGACCAGATGCCCGGCAAAAGCCCGGAATTCACCGAGGCCATGAAATACTTGCTGGACCGTGAACAGGTCAAATCGGCAGTGTTCCGTGGCTATGCCCGCGTGGGGAACGACCATCCGATCTCGCCCGGCTCGCGCTACTTCAACGCTGACCTGCCGCAGCGTGCTTACGATCCGGAGAAGGCCAAATTCCTCCTCAAGAAAGCCGGCATGGAAAAGATCACCATGGCGGTGGCGGCATCGCCTGCCGCCACTGGATCGGTAGACATCGCCGTGCTGCTGCAACAGTCGGCCAAGCAGGCTGGCCTGACCCTCAACGTCAACCGGCTGCCGAGCGATGGCTACTGGTCCAACCACTGGATGAAGCACCCGCTGAGCTTCGGCAACATCAACCCGCGTCCGAATGCCGACGTGATCTTCTCGCAATTCTTCCAGTCCACTGCACCGTGGAACGAATCTGGCTGGAAGAATGATCAGTTCGATCAGTTGCTGATGCTGGCCCGTGGCGAAACCGACGATGCCAAGCGCGCCAAGATGTACGGCGACATGCAAACGCTGGTCAGTCAGAACTGCGGCATCGGCATTCCCGTGTTCATCAGCAACATCGATGGCGTGGACAAGCGTATCCAGGGCTATTCCAGCAACCCGCTGGGCGGCTTCATGGGCTACATGTTCAGCGAGCAGGTGTGGCTGGACGCGTAA
- a CDS encoding ABC transporter permease: MNSNTIWLIVQRFGAAIVTLLIVSIVVFAITAVLPGDAAQQALGQFATPEQVAALRTKLGLDQPGVVRYLLWLSNLLGGDLGESVSNAMPVSELIAGRFPKTLMLSATTALVSVPVALALGIGAAMYRGSRLDGALNFITLTLVAVPEFLVATLAVLIFAVNLGWLSALSYGGDVSSPWQFMRTYALPVMTLCCVIVAQMARMTRAAVIDQLDSPYVEMARLKGVSPVRIVLRHALPNAIGPIANAVALSLSYLLGGVVIVETIFNYPGIASLMVDAVTNRDMALVQGCTMLFCAAYLGLVLMADLCAILSNPRLRTQ, translated from the coding sequence ATGAATAGCAACACAATCTGGTTGATCGTGCAGCGCTTCGGCGCGGCGATCGTGACGTTGTTGATCGTTTCCATCGTGGTCTTCGCCATTACGGCGGTGCTGCCTGGAGACGCAGCACAACAGGCTCTTGGGCAATTCGCGACGCCTGAACAGGTCGCGGCATTGCGTACAAAACTGGGCCTGGATCAGCCAGGTGTGGTGCGTTACCTGCTTTGGTTGAGCAACCTGCTCGGTGGCGACCTCGGTGAGTCGGTGTCCAACGCGATGCCGGTTTCCGAGCTGATTGCCGGACGCTTCCCAAAGACCCTGATGCTGTCGGCAACGACTGCGCTGGTTTCGGTTCCGGTCGCGCTGGCACTGGGCATTGGTGCCGCGATGTATCGCGGCAGTCGCCTGGATGGTGCGCTGAATTTCATCACGCTGACCCTGGTGGCAGTGCCCGAATTTCTGGTGGCAACGCTGGCGGTGCTGATTTTTGCCGTCAACCTGGGCTGGCTGTCGGCTTTGTCGTATGGCGGGGATGTCAGTTCGCCTTGGCAGTTCATGCGCACCTATGCCTTGCCGGTGATGACGCTGTGCTGCGTGATCGTCGCGCAGATGGCGCGCATGACACGCGCCGCGGTCATCGACCAGTTGGACAGTCCTTATGTGGAAATGGCCCGGCTCAAGGGTGTCAGTCCGGTCCGAATCGTGTTGCGTCACGCCTTGCCCAACGCTATCGGGCCGATTGCCAACGCCGTGGCGCTGAGTCTTTCCTATCTGCTGGGCGGGGTGGTCATCGTTGAAACCATCTTCAACTATCCCGGCATCGCCAGCCTGATGGTTGATGCCGTGACCAACCGCGACATGGCGCTGGTGCAGGGCTGCACCATGCTGTTCTGCGCCGCTTACCTGGGTCTGGTGCTGATGGCCGACCTGTGTGCAATTCTTTCCAACCCGAGGCTGAGAACCCAATGA
- a CDS encoding ABC transporter permease — protein MTEFIAKSTPVAPQPVPRKKTVRPTSWLGLLGATVCFIWLMVAVFGPGLAPHPVGEVVSDNMFENISAAFPFGTDYLGRDMLSRVLVGARFTVGLALISAVLASGIGTLCALLSVVAPRWLDEIISRLMDAFISIPSKMLALIMVSAFGSSEVLLICTAVLSYTPGAFRIARSLAVNIEALEYVQVARTRGEGRVYIACREILPNMLNPVLTDLGLRFGFIVLLLSGMSFLGLGVQPPDADLGSLVRENIGGLSQGAPAIVIPALAIGTLTIGVNLFIDRLASRRGRRSGGH, from the coding sequence ATGACTGAATTCATTGCGAAATCGACGCCCGTTGCGCCGCAACCGGTGCCTCGCAAAAAAACCGTCCGCCCGACGTCGTGGCTGGGCCTGCTGGGCGCAACGGTGTGCTTCATCTGGCTGATGGTCGCGGTGTTCGGACCCGGGCTCGCACCACATCCGGTGGGTGAAGTAGTCTCCGACAACATGTTTGAAAACATCAGCGCGGCCTTTCCGTTCGGCACGGATTACCTGGGCCGCGACATGCTCAGCCGGGTGCTGGTCGGCGCGCGCTTCACAGTCGGGCTGGCATTGATCTCTGCCGTGCTGGCCAGCGGCATAGGCACTTTGTGTGCGCTGCTGTCAGTCGTCGCGCCCAGATGGCTGGACGAAATTATCAGCCGCCTGATGGACGCCTTCATTTCGATCCCGAGCAAGATGTTGGCGCTGATCATGGTGTCGGCGTTCGGCTCGTCCGAAGTGTTGCTGATCTGCACGGCAGTACTCAGTTACACGCCGGGGGCATTTCGTATTGCGCGGAGCCTGGCAGTGAACATCGAGGCGCTGGAATACGTGCAAGTGGCGCGTACGCGCGGTGAAGGTCGCGTGTACATCGCCTGCCGGGAGATCCTGCCGAACATGCTCAACCCGGTTTTGACCGACCTGGGGCTGCGTTTCGGTTTCATCGTGTTACTGCTCAGCGGCATGAGCTTTCTAGGCCTCGGTGTGCAACCGCCTGACGCCGATCTGGGTTCGCTGGTACGCGAGAACATCGGTGGGCTCAGTCAAGGCGCTCCCGCCATCGTGATTCCGGCGCTGGCGATCGGCACGCTGACCATCGGTGTGAACCTGTTCATCGACCGGCTGGCCTCACGGCGCGGTCGCCGTTCGGGAGGGCATTGA
- a CDS encoding ABC transporter ATP-binding protein — protein sequence MSQLIRVQDLRVVADSDHGELEIVKGVSFALEKGEVLALIGESGSGKTTIALALLGYARRGCKLAGGVVQVGEHDMLSLPESQLQGLRGNRVSYIAQSAAAAFNPAKKLIDQVIEGALIHGLGSRAALETKAIELFRDLALPNPDTIGQRYPHQVSGGQLQRVMAAMALISDPLLVILDEPTTALDVTTQIDVLRAFKRVVRERGATAVYVSHDLAVVAQMADQIVVLNGGQIIETSSTATLLTGPEQEYTRSLLAAARPDKVLTPASDVVKDSTLLTIKGLTAGYGKKNVQGMPMIRVLEDIDLTIRRGQAIGIIGESGSGKSTLARVVAGLLDPALGSLTFDGAELSGTLAGRTEEQFRRIQMVFQNADTALNPMHSISAILARPLKMYFGLKGKALNERIGELMDLVRLPRELAERRPNELSGGQKQRVNLARALAAKPDLILCDEVTSALDTVVGACILELLGELRRKLGVSYLFISHDISTVRALCDDIVVMYSGHKVEEGSREAFSRVPFHPYTDLLVHSVPELRQGWLESCGVASGKLPPISAPADNPELCTFLNRCPARVEGLCNKNAPSRRRIAGGSEILCHRDSDELQAVQENVNPVTVGAYA from the coding sequence ATGAGCCAGTTGATTCGTGTGCAAGACCTGCGTGTGGTCGCCGACAGCGACCATGGCGAACTGGAGATCGTCAAAGGCGTCAGCTTCGCGCTGGAAAAAGGCGAAGTGCTGGCGTTGATCGGCGAGTCCGGCTCCGGCAAGACCACCATCGCGTTGGCGCTGTTGGGTTACGCCCGGCGCGGCTGCAAACTGGCAGGCGGCGTGGTTCAAGTCGGCGAGCACGACATGCTCAGCCTTCCCGAGAGCCAGTTGCAGGGCTTGCGTGGCAACCGCGTTTCCTACATCGCACAGAGCGCCGCAGCGGCTTTCAACCCGGCGAAAAAGCTGATTGATCAAGTGATCGAGGGCGCTCTGATTCATGGCTTGGGCAGCCGTGCAGCATTGGAAACCAAGGCCATCGAACTGTTCCGCGACCTGGCGCTGCCCAACCCGGACACTATTGGCCAGCGTTACCCGCATCAAGTCTCGGGTGGTCAGTTGCAACGGGTGATGGCGGCGATGGCGCTGATCAGCGATCCGTTGCTGGTGATCCTCGACGAGCCGACGACTGCGCTGGACGTCACCACACAGATCGATGTGCTGCGCGCCTTCAAGCGTGTGGTGCGCGAGCGCGGTGCGACCGCGGTTTATGTCTCCCATGACCTGGCCGTCGTGGCGCAGATGGCCGACCAGATCGTGGTGCTCAACGGCGGGCAGATTATCGAAACCAGCAGCACCGCAACGCTGCTCACGGGGCCGGAACAGGAATACACCCGCAGCCTGCTGGCGGCGGCGCGCCCAGACAAAGTGTTGACTCCGGCCAGCGACGTGGTCAAGGACAGCACACTGTTGACCATCAAAGGCCTGACCGCAGGCTACGGCAAAAAGAACGTTCAAGGCATGCCGATGATTCGCGTGCTGGAGGACATCGACCTGACCATTCGTCGTGGCCAGGCTATCGGTATTATCGGTGAGTCAGGTTCGGGCAAATCGACGCTGGCCCGTGTGGTCGCCGGTTTGCTGGACCCGGCGCTGGGCAGCCTGACGTTCGACGGTGCGGAGTTGTCCGGCACTCTGGCAGGCCGTACCGAAGAGCAGTTCCGGCGCATTCAGATGGTGTTCCAGAATGCCGACACCGCACTCAACCCGATGCACAGCATCAGCGCGATTCTTGCCCGGCCGCTGAAGATGTACTTCGGCCTCAAGGGCAAGGCGTTGAATGAGCGCATCGGCGAACTGATGGATCTGGTGCGGCTGCCTCGCGAACTCGCCGAGCGGCGTCCCAACGAACTCTCTGGCGGCCAGAAACAGCGCGTCAACCTGGCCCGCGCGCTGGCGGCCAAGCCGGACCTGATCCTGTGCGATGAAGTGACCTCGGCGCTGGATACCGTGGTCGGCGCGTGCATCCTCGAACTGCTCGGCGAACTGCGCCGCAAGCTGGGTGTTTCCTACCTGTTCATCAGCCACGATATATCCACTGTCCGTGCGCTGTGCGACGACATCGTGGTGATGTACAGCGGCCACAAGGTCGAAGAGGGCAGCCGCGAAGCCTTCAGCCGCGTGCCATTCCATCCGTATACCGACTTGCTGGTGCATTCGGTGCCGGAATTGCGTCAGGGCTGGCTGGAAAGCTGCGGCGTGGCCAGCGGCAAGCTGCCGCCGATCAGCGCGCCTGCTGATAATCCTGAGCTGTGTACCTTCCTCAACCGCTGCCCGGCGCGGGTTGAAGGCTTGTGCAACAAGAACGCTCCGAGCCGTCGCCGGATCGCAGGTGGCAGTGAAATCCTTTGCCATCGCGACAGCGACGAGCTGCAAGCCGTACAGGAGAACGTTAATCCTGTGACCGTGGGAGCCTACGCATGA
- a CDS encoding (2Fe-2S)-binding protein: MSGRFVRLGERDRPVVSLMVDGAPIEALQGDTLMVALLTRKATLRQSEFDSGRRAGFCLMGACQDCWVWTRSGERLRACSNEVRDGLDIVTTQPEAKWPLLHG, encoded by the coding sequence ATGAGTGGCCGGTTTGTGAGGCTGGGCGAACGTGATCGCCCGGTTGTGAGCCTGATGGTCGATGGTGCGCCCATCGAAGCCCTGCAGGGCGACACCCTCATGGTGGCGCTGCTGACCCGCAAAGCGACGCTGCGCCAGTCCGAATTCGATTCGGGGCGACGTGCGGGGTTTTGCCTGATGGGCGCCTGCCAGGATTGCTGGGTCTGGACCCGCAGCGGCGAGCGCCTGCGCGCCTGTTCCAACGAAGTTCGCGACGGGCTCGATATCGTCACCACCCAGCCGGAGGCGAAATGGCCACTTCTTCACGGTTAG